Genomic segment of Elusimicrobiota bacterium:
TGGTTGTATGTTCCAGAAAAAACAGACGTATCGGCGTTAAAAATATCATTCAAAAGCGGCAGCTCAGGCTGGTATTCACATGGATATAACATAGCTTCGAGCACCGACATCAACAGCGGGTGGAACTACCTGTCATTTCGTACAAACGAGTTTGAAGTGTCGGGTTCAACCCAAAGCTGGGGGAATATCAACGGGGTAAGGTTTACATTTGCTCAATCCGCTACTGTCAACGATACTACTTTGATAATAGACGGCTTACAAGCGTACAAGTCTGCAACGTGCAGCGGTAGTGATGGGACGAAAGACAAAGTGTATATCACCGCAACAGCGGTACCGTTTAACCAGTACTCATTAACGCAAAACAAAATACAATTTATTGTACGCAACAAAAAACTGCAATTGGGGTACAGCGAAATATGTACCGCAAAAACCAGTGATAGTTCGCAACTCTACGGCGCGTTAAAGTTTGTACAAAGCGGTCCCGATCCGACGTTTAAGTTAGGCGAAGTGTACAGCTTCCCTAATCCTGCAAAGTATGGGAAGAATCCGGTGTTACACATTGAAGTCGGTATAGCGGACAAAGTAGATATCGGGATATACAATATTGCCGGTGAGTTAATATACACCACCAATATTGATGGTAATTCAGCAAGTGTGGTGAACAACAAGTATTGTTACGAACAGGAATGGGACTCCGGCGGGTACGCCAGCGGGGTATATATTTACCTAATAAAAGCGCATAAGTCCGGGTATGCTGACATCAAAGCCGTGAAAAAACTTGCGGTAATACGGTAAGGGGTGAAATATATGAAAAACATAATAATTACAGTCTTAGCAGTACTAACCTCAGTATCTTATGGCATTACAGCAGACCCCGTGGGCGCAGCGTTCTTAAAGATTGGCAGCAGCGCGCGGGCCGTAGGGATGGGTTCGGCGTATACCGCAGTATCTAATGATGTTACCGGCATGATGTGTAACCCAGGCGGTGTGGCGAAGATTACAAAACCCGAAGTCGCCCTGATGCACACACAGTGGCTGGTAGACACAACCTACGACTACGCAGCAATAGCGTTACCGACGAAGATAGGCACGTTAGGATGTAACGTAGTGTATTTGTCTCAAGGCGACCTTGAACGCCGGGGGGATAACCGAGAACTCGAAGGTACGTTTGGCGCAGCGGACATCGCGGGCAGCGTAGCGTTCAGCCGGGAACTCGTCCCGGGGAGCAGCCTGGGTGTAAACTTAAAACTCGTACAACAACAAATAGAAAACGAACGCGCAACGGGAGTAGCGGTAGATATAGGATTGATGCACGCAACTGCGATAAAGAACCTTAACCTTGGGGTATCAATCCAAAACCTTGGTACACAGATGAAGTTTATCAGCCAGGGGTACAACTTGCCGTTGACGATAACAGCGGGTGTA
This window contains:
- a CDS encoding T9SS type A sorting domain-containing protein produces the protein WLYVPEKTDVSALKISFKSGSSGWYSHGYNIASSTDINSGWNYLSFRTNEFEVSGSTQSWGNINGVRFTFAQSATVNDTTLIIDGLQAYKSATCSGSDGTKDKVYITATAVPFNQYSLTQNKIQFIVRNKKLQLGYSEICTAKTSDSSQLYGALKFVQSGPDPTFKLGEVYSFPNPAKYGKNPVLHIEVGIADKVDIGIYNIAGELIYTTNIDGNSASVVNNKYCYEQEWDSGGYASGVYIYLIKAHKSGYADIKAVKKLAVIR
- a CDS encoding PorV/PorQ family protein, which codes for MKNIIITVLAVLTSVSYGITADPVGAAFLKIGSSARAVGMGSAYTAVSNDVTGMMCNPGGVAKITKPEVALMHTQWLVDTTYDYAAIALPTKIGTLGCNVVYLSQGDLERRGDNRELEGTFGAADIAGSVAFSRELVPGSSLGVNLKLVQQQIENERATGVAVDIGLMHATAIKNLNLGVSIQNLGTQMKFISQGYNLPLTITAGVGYNLFGVVMLASDIKFSPYDSKVGYAIGTEYTVMNMVSLRAGYLMKAISLLKSESNTNTPTLISSQSLEMDTGLSAGLGFKLYNYQFDYSFVPYSDLGNTHRFSLSARF